In Archocentrus centrarchus isolate MPI-CPG fArcCen1 chromosome 24, fArcCen1, whole genome shotgun sequence, one DNA window encodes the following:
- the tmed10 gene encoding transmembrane emp24 domain-containing protein 10, with protein sequence MVAMARVAALLLLPVLIESVFSISFFLPVNSRKCLREEIHKDVLVTGEYEISEQANTKTNLKITDSSGHTLYSKEDASKGKFAFTTEDYDMFEVCFESKSPMGTGRVPDQLVNLDMKHGVEAKNYEEIAKVEKLKPLEVELRRLEDLSESIVNDFAYMKKREEEMRDTNESTNTRVLYFSIFSMCCLIGLATWQVFYLRRFFKAKKLIE encoded by the exons ATGGTAGCCATGGCTCGAGTCGCTGCGCTACTGCTCTTACCGGTTCTTATTGAATCGGTATTTTCAATTTCCTTCTTTTTACCGGTCAACTCCAGAAAGTGTTTACGGGAGGAGATCCACAAAGACGTCCTGGTCACGGGGGAGTATGAAATAAGCGAGCAGGCGAACACGAAAACTAACCTGAAG ATCACAGACTCCTCTGGCCACACTCTTTATTCCAAGGAAGATGCTTCAAAAGGAAAGTTTGCATTCACCACGGAGGACTATGACATGTTCGAGGTTTGCTTCGAGAGCAAATCGCCTATGG GAACTGGAAGAGTGCCTGACCAGCTGGTCAATCTGGACATGAAGCATGGTGTTGAGGCCAAAAACTACGAAGAG ATTGCCAAGGTGGAGAAACTGAAGCCTCTTGAGGTTGAGCTCAGGCGCCTGGAAGACCTGTCAGAGTCCATTGTGAATGACTTTGCTTATATGAAAAAGAGGGAAGAGGAGATGCGGGACACCAATG AATCCACCAACACACGCGTGCTGTACTTCAGCATATTCTCCATGTGCTGTCTCATTGGGCTGGCCACATGGCAGGTCTTCTACTTGCGGCGCTTCTTCAAGGCTAAAAAGCTGATCGAGTAG
- the eif2b2 gene encoding translation initiation factor eIF2B subunit beta, with translation MPGPYKETDLTERVEAFLSDLKRGGTGSGPLRGSAETARETTALLRRITAQARWSSAGDLMEIIRKEGRRMTAAQPSETTVGNMIRRVLKIIREEYARSRGSSEEADQESLHKLLTSGGLSEENFRQHFAPLKSNVIEAINELLTELEGTTDNIAMQALEHIHSNEVIMTIGRSRTVEAFLKDAARKRKFHVIVAECAPFCQGHEMATNLSRAGIETTVIADAAIFAVISRVNKVIIGTQTVLANGGLRAINGTHTLALAAKHHSTPLIVCAPMFKLSPQFPNEEDTFHKFVSPHEVLPFTEGEILSKVNVHCPVFDYVPPELITLFISNIGGHAPSYIYRLMSELYHPEDHEL, from the exons ATGCCGGGCCCGTACAAAGAAACAGACCTAACGGAGAGGGTTGAGGCGTTTCTATCCGACCTGAAGCGCGGAGGGACCGGGTCTGGACCTCTGCGGGGCTCGGCGGAGACAGCCCGAGAAACTACAGCCCTGCTCCGCAGAATCACAGCCCAGGCTCGGTGGAGCAGCGCAG GTGATCTGATGGAAATAATACGCAAAGAGGGGAGGAGAATGACCGCAGCCCAACCGTCAGAGACCACCGTGGGTAACATGATCAGACGGGTGCTAAAGATCATCAGAGAAGAATATGCCAG ATCTCGAGGCAGCAGTGAAGAGGCAGACCAGGAATCCCTCCACAAGTTGCTTACCTCTGGGGGACTCAGCGAGGAGAACTTCAGGCAGCATTTTGCTCCCCTCAAATCCAACGTGATCGAGGCCATCAATGAGTTACTCACCGAGCTGG AGGGAACAACTGACAACATCGCCATGCAGGCCCTGGAACACATCCACTCTAATGAGGTCATCATGACAATCGGCCGCTCACGCACCGTGGAGGCTTTCCTCAAAGACGCCGCACGCAAGCGCAAGTTCCACGTCATTGTGGCAGAGTGTGCTCCTTTCTGCCAG GGACATGAAATGGCCACAAACCTCTCCAGAGCTGGCATCGAAACAACTGTGATTGCAGACGCTGCCATATTTGCAGTGATATCGCGAGTTAATAAG GTCATCATTGGTACACAGACAGTTCTAGCGAATGGAGGCTTAAGGGCCATCAATGGGACACACACGCTGGCCCTTGCAGCCAAGCACCACTCCACACCTCTGATTGTTTGTGCTCCCATGTTCAAGCTCTCACCTCAG TTTCCAAATGAAGAGGATACCTTCCATAAGTTCGTCTCTCCACATGAGGTGCTCCCCTTCACTGAAG GAGAGATTCTCTCAAAGGTGAATGTGCACTGTCCTGTGTTTGACTACGTCCCGCCTGAGCTCATCACACTGTTCATCTCCAACATTGGAGGACACGCACCATCATACATCTACAGACTGATGAGTGAACTTTATCACCCAGAGGACCATGAACTTTAA